gtgctttaattttatttagttCTTTCATGAAGAATTTATTCTTTGATCTTATTAACTGTTACAGTAACTTTTTTTAGTATCGAGTTATTAGCCATCGTGGCAATAATTTACAAACGAttaagtgaaaataaaataatcatggaaaattaaattgaataggcatccatttttatgaggaaaaataacagccaaaaaaataaaaaattagaatataataattataagcATAAAGTTGGCACGAAgtccaaaaaagaaagaaaagcagAAGAGAAACTAATTACCCTAGTAGGCATCCTTCGCCAAAAGGTTTCCGTCATTTGCTGTTTGTTAAGTAAAACTAATTCACTCCTCTAACGAACGCACAGAGGAAGAAGGCATAGGCTCCTAATATAGCACAACCAGGAAGTGGCACCTCTAAAGTACAATAATATAACGTGAGCTGTTCAACTTCTCCTTGTGCAGTGCTATAGCATCTACGCCGCATGAGCCTTTACAAAAAGGGCCCACATATAACGCATACATATTGCGGGATAAGCCTACATATATACCCCCCCTCAATGCTGTAACATTTTGAACTGAGGACGCTTCGGCATTCAGGTAAGCACCGCTGAACCGGCAGTTGCGTCTGCGTCTTCGGGCCGCGGTCAAGGCGCAACAAAGTCGCAACCAAGACGATACCAAAGGGATACCAAGCCGATACCAAGCCGATAACATCCCCATAACATTCCCATAACATCCCCATAACATCCACCTAACATAcggttcccccccccgcagggcACACTTCAGAAAACATGATCAGGAGAAAACTGTACTGTTCGCTCTTATTCCTGGCCTTTTTGAAAACCTTCAAAATAAACCAAAGATGGAGCATCTTCATCAGTGCCTGGTACGCGCACGAAGATGTGGACAGTGACTACAGCCACAGCAAGCTGTACGACGTGTTGGGAGTCCACAAGTACGCCAGCACGGAGGAGATCAAAAAGGCGTACAGAAAGTTATCCAAAAAGTATCACCCAGATAAGGCAAAAGATAAAAACTCTAATAATCGATTCAGCGAAATTGCAGAGGCATATGAAATATTAGGagatgaggaaaaaagaaaggtgTACGATCACCATGGGTTAGAAGCAGCCAAAAATGTGGAGtccaacaaaatggaggaagatCCAACTGATCACTTTAACATTTATGAAAGTTTTTTTGGTGGAGCAGGAGGATTTAGAAGagaggaaatgaaaaaggcgGACAGTTTAACGTTAAATGTGGAAATGAGCTTGGAGCAGTTATATAATGGTGATTTCTTTTCAGTTATTTATACTCGAGATGTTAATTGCCTAAGAAGTGATGACTGTatcatgaagaagaaggagtgCAGTGGTAAAGGATATAAAACAGTTACTCAGCAGGTTGCTCCAGGCTTcattatgcaaaataaaacgagGGATGAAAACTGTATTGATAGAGGTAAAGCATGGAATCAGAAATGTTCTTATTGTCCAAATGGtatgaaggaagaaaaaacaattgaGTTAACGTTAGAAGTGGAAAAGGggatgaaaaataatgataaaattgttttcgaaaaaaaaggaaaacaagaAATTGGATACGAAAGTGGTGATGTTGTTTTTGTTATCCAAACAAAGAAACATAAAGTGTATGAacgcaaaaataa
The window above is part of the Plasmodium cynomolgi strain B DNA, chromosome 11, whole genome shotgun sequence genome. Proteins encoded here:
- a CDS encoding DNAJ domain protein (putative); amino-acid sequence: MIRRKLYCSLLFLAFLKTFKINQRWSIFISAWYAHEDVDSDYSHSKLYDVLGVHKYASTEEIKKAYRKLSKKYHPDKAKDKNSNNRFSEIAEAYEILGDEEKRKVYDHHGLEAAKNVESNKMEEDPTDHFNIYESFFGGAGGFRREEMKKADSLTLNVEMSLEQLYNGDFFSVIYTRDVNCLRSDDCIMKKKECSGKGYKTVTQQVAPGFIMQNKTRDENCIDRGKAWNQKCSYCPNGMKEEKTIELTLEVEKGMKNNDKIVFEKKGKQEIGYESGDVVFVIQTKKHKVYERKNNDLHQFYEISLKDALIGFSKDIDHISGAPIRINKQTVTFHNEILKVQNKGMPIKDSNKYGDLYIKFLVQFPKYLTEDQKRAISQFL